The following coding sequences are from one Pocillopora verrucosa isolate sample1 chromosome 5, ASM3666991v2, whole genome shotgun sequence window:
- the LOC131799385 gene encoding uromodulin-like, which produces MEMFWTSRSFIFLYLCSLMDFSTAEDRCKKEVNIPGMALKGFVFKRISATAPHRCDIACEREVVCQSYNYVFAEKVCELNNRTKEASPDNFRSDEVRFYMGRMNGRAPLGSLPELAALSCHEIKLSEGKDTISKKYWLDPTGIGKPVLVYCDMKMEDIDECKSDKPVCDVNANCINTYGSYNCSCKEGYTWDGRSCLADACFHYKNLSDATRKSTYNTSHDVYDDDKLSTGWYRFMGAAGTKMLTTCVPEFRCGTYWSGWLNGSHSTVEDGEVTRTVCFKRGCCCRYTVKISVRSCGSYYIYKLFATPDSNMRYCGSD; this is translated from the exons ATGGAAATGTTTTGGACATCTCGCTCCTTCATCTTTCTTTACCTTTGTTCTTTGATGGACTTTTCTACCGCTGAAGATAGATGCAAGAAAGAAGTTAACATACCTGGTATGGCTCTCAAGGGATTCGTCTTTAAAAGAATTTCAGCAACAGCCCCTCATAGGTGCGATATCGCCTGCGAGAGAGAAGTTGTATGTCAAAGCTATAATTATGTATTTGCGGAAAAGGTCTGTGAACTAAACAACCGAACAAAGGAAGCAAGCCCTGACAATTTTCGGTCAGACGAAGTACGGTTTTATATGGGACGCATGAACGGTCGAG CCCCCTTAGGTTCATTACCTGAATTAGCAGCGTTATCGTGCCATGAGATAAAGTTAAGTGAGGGTAAAGACACAATCAGTAAAAAGTACTGGTTGGATCCTACTGGCATTGGGAAACCAGTGTTGGTTTACTGTGATATGAAAATGGAAG atattgatgaatgcaaaAGTGACAAACCGGTCTGTGACGTGAATGCAAATTGCATCAACACCTATGGCTCATATAATTGCTCCTGCAAAGAAGGATATACTTGGGATGGACGATCATGTTTAG CCGATGCATGTTTCCACTACAAAAATCTGAGTGACGCTACAAGAAAGAGCACATACAACACAAGCCATGACGTCTATGATGACGACAAACTCTCTACGGGCTGGTACCGTTTTATGGGAGccgcaggaacaaaaatgctaACAACGTGTGTTCCGGAATTCAGATGTGGCACATATTGGTCGGGCTGGCTCAATGGTAGCCATTctacagtggaagatggtgaagtAACTAGGACGGTATGCTTTAAAAGAGGTTGCTGCTGCAGGTATACAGTGAAAATTTCTGTGAGAAGCTGTGGATCCTATTATATATACAAACTCTTTGCGACACCAGATAGTAATATGCGCTATTGTGGTTCAGACTGA
- the LOC131799378 gene encoding neuropeptide receptor 22-like, with protein MANTTVCGNLEDQSFPIKLVKILCYSLILITSLLGNTAIIAITARNSRTLTSINYLIANMAASDLLVSIFAVPNQLCQVIFGERAWLIDGIMGSILCKLVFFCQDISTAVSIQSLVVISMERYRAIVYPFRPAVITPKRCKFIIPLIWLASVSLHGIYFYAARLESINNTTTCDFRWDPQFDNRQTMERYVAVVLVLIVFLPFCFTIFTYSRILWVLRNSEVSQHRAENSRVFKNVCAIMIAFACCVLPIDIFAILFYFVWKWKPPCNMIQFGVFSRFALISNSAISPIISLVRFDRYRQGLKDMFKTVSKHFWGKDGVGNISNLDELELKKASIHCGNERISVRDSGITSFSSV; from the coding sequence ATGGCAAACACAACTGTTTGTGGGAATCTGGAAGACCAGTCTTTTCCGATAAAACTGGTCAAGATTCTGTGTTACAGTTTGATACTTATTACTTCGCTACTTGGAAATACCGCCATTATCGCCATAACTGCACGAAACTCTCGCACATTGACTTCAATAAACTACCTCATTGCAAACATGGCAGCATCAGACTTGCTGGTCTCAATCTTCGCTGTTCCAAATCAACTGTGCCAAGTCATATTTGGTGAACGAGCTTGGCTAATCGATGGGATCATGGGCTCAATTTTATGCAAGCTTGTGTTTTTCTGCCAAGATATCTCAACAGCTGTTTCGATTCAAAGCTTAGTTGTTATTTCTATGGAAAGATATAGGGCGATAGTATATCCGTTTCGCCCCGCAGTCATTACACCAAAGAGATGTAAGTTCATCATTCCACTTATATGGCTTGCATCTGTATCCCTACACGGAATATATTTCTACGCCGCTCGCCTCGAGTCTATTAACAATACAACAACCTGCGACTTCCGCTGGGACCCACAATTTGACAATCGTCAAACGATGGAGCGATATGTGGCagtggttttggttttaattgTGTTCCTACCTTTTTGCTTCACAATTTTTACTTACTCACGAATTCTTTGGGTTCTGAGAAATTCAGAGGTTTCCCAGCATCGCGCCGAAAACAGCAGAGTTTTTAAGAACGTATGTGCTATTATGATCGCATTTGCATGTTGTGTCctcccaattgatatttttgctattttgttttacttcgtGTGGAAATGGAAACCTCCTTGTAATATGATTCAGTTTGGTGTGTTCTCAAGGTTCGCTTTAATTTCAAACTCTGCCATATCCCCCATCATTTCATTGGTGCGTTTTGACAGATATCGCCAAGGTTTAAAGGACATGTTTAAGACagtatcaaaacatttttggggAAAAGACGGCGTCGGAAACATTTCAAACCTGGATGagttagaattaaaaaaagcttcaaTCCACTGCGGAAACGAGCGAATAAGTGTAAGAGATTCGGGGATTACAAGCTTTTCATCAGTTTGA